CGGTAATTATATAATCCTTACAATCATATAGTATATAATAGAAACTATTTGGAGGGATTGTGATGCCCTTGAATAATAGTTCCAAAAAAAGGGAGATATTGCGAAGATTAGAGTTTGGAGATATTTCGATTATAAAGGCTTTTGAGTTACTAAAGGAACAAGAGGTCAGTAAAGAAGAGAAGAAGATAGAGAAATTAGAGAAAGACCCTATAGAGGAGATAGTTAAAGAGCTAAATACCATGATTGGACTGAATAATATTAAAAACTTAGTTAAACAGCTTAGAGCTTTTGTAAGTATTCAAAAAGAGAGAGAGAAACAACAGTTGAAGGTTGATTCTTTAGTAATGCATATGATCTTTAAAGGAAATCCTGGTACAGGAAAGACTACAGTTGCTAGAATATTGGCTAGATTATTTAAGGAGCTAGGGCTTCTAGACAAAGGGCATTTAAAGGAAGTAGAGCGTGCTGATTTAGTAGGGGAGTATATCGGACATACAGCACAGAAGACTAGGAAGATGGTAGAGTCAGCTTTAGGTGGAATCTTATTCATTGATGAAGCTTATGCTTTAGCAAGGGGAGGTAATCGAGATTTTGGAAAAGAGGCAATAGATACCTTAGTTAAAGCTATGGAGGATAATCGGGAAAATTTAATTGTAATTTTAGCAGGATATCCTAAAGAGATGGATTATTTCTTACAGACTAATCCAGGATTGAATTCTCGTTTTCCTATTCAGGTAGATTTTGAGGATTATACTTTAGAAGAATTGATTGAGATAGGTAATTTAATGGTCAAAGAGCGAGAGTATACCTTCTCTAAGGGTGCTGAAGCTAAGTTATACAGTGTTTTAAGTAAGATGAGACAGGGTGCAGGAGCAGAGGAAGGAAATGCCCGTACAGTCCGTAATTTGATTGAAGAGTCAATCAGAAATCAAGCAATTAGGCTTGTCAGTAAAGAGAAGATTACTAAAAAAGAATTGATGACAATTACTAGAGAAGACCTTCCTAAATATCAAATTGACAGTTGATAATTTGTAATTGGCAATCGACTACTATAAGTAGGTTGCCGATTGTAGATTATAAATTAACTTTTTGGGGTGAGATTATGACATCAGCTGTAATAGTAGGTCAACCAAATGTAGGTAAGACATCTTTTTTAATCAATTTTGCTTATTATTTAGGTCTAAAAGAATTGAGATTTATGATTAAACAACCTGCAGGATTTGTATCAACACGAACCTATCAGATAGAACAAGCCTATGATCAGTTAACCTCTAATGAACCCCATAAGACAAATAGTATTCAGAGTATACAGCTTAAATTACCTGTTGGTAAACAGGATAAAGATATTAGATTGGTAGATAGTTGTGGTCTAATTGATGAAATACATCAGCAAGAATATATCAGAAAATCTATGGCAGAGACCTTACAAGAATTGATGGTCAGTGAGATCGTCCTTCATATTATTGATTTAAGCCAATTAGGTGCTAAACGAGGGTTAAAAAGGATTGATCAGGAGATTTATAATTTTTTAAGGGATAGAGCAGGATATAAGATTTTGGCAAATAAATTGGATTTGGATATAGATCAAGAGAATTTAAGTAAGTTAAATGGATTTGTAGATAAGAGGTTGGTAGTACCTATTTCTGCCATTTATCAGGAGGGATTTGATCAGATTAAGGTCTTCTTATTAGATAATGTTTAGGAGGATATGATGGAGACAGTTAATAATATTACCGTTATTTTCTTAACAGGCCTGGTGATTAAATTAATGGATGATTATTTAGATCAAGAGATTGATAGAATGAATGGAAGAAGGACCTTAGCGATGAGATTAGATAGAGGGACTCTACCTTATGCCCTGATTTTATTAACTTTTGCTGTACTGATAGAGTATCAATTGACAATAGCCTTGTTTTGGTCAAGTTATGTTGTAGGAATGGGGATGGATACCAATAGATTACCGACAGGTTTAAAGAGTTATCAAGAAGTTATGATTATGTTGATACTTGGATTTTTGGTTTTAGATTATAGGTTATTTCTATTCTCTATATCGATAATTACTTTTATTCAATTAAGTGATGATTATATAGACTATTATTTAGAGGAATATATCAGCCGTGATAACTTTATTAACTATCTAGGTAAGGTAGGGACTATTTTATTAGCTACAATTGCTTTAATGATCGCTTTGACTATAGATTGGCAGATGTCTATCTTGGTGGTTTTAATTGCTAATATTGTGGTCTGGATACTTCATAGATAACCGATTATGTACTGGGGGTGTATAATTTGGAAGTTAAATATATCTCCTTATTAGTACTTATTTTCTTGACGATAGGTTATTTTTGGGGAAGATATATTGGTCATAAGGAAGGTTTGAAAGAGGGAAGGTTGCGAGCTCCTATAGCATTAAGAAAAAAGAGCTTAGAAGAGGGATTCTGTGTATTATGTGATGAAAACTTCAAGTTTGAAATGAAGGATTCTTAGCTAGAGTATATTATAAAGTAATACAAGATTAAAGTGTTTATATCAGATGAAGGAAAAAATGATTTAATAGAGAATATATGTTTATAAATTGGGACTTAATTTTTATCTTAGATAAGAGGAGGAAATATTAATGAAAAAACAGATTAATTTACAGGATACTTTCTTAAATGAAGTGAGAAAAGAGAAGATCAAAGTAACTATTTTCTTAATCAATGGTGTTCGTTTGGCAGGTTTGGTGGAGGGCTTTGATAATTTTACTGTTATTTTAAGCGCTGATGGCAAGCAGGAAATGATTTATAAACATGCTATTTCTACAATAGTCCCAGAGAAAGAGGTTAAGAGTCTGTTCAAAGATGAATGATGTTTGTTTTATTATAGATATTTAAGGTTGATGGCTGTTTAGCTGTCGGCCTTTTTTCTTTTTTGATGTTTTTAAGAGGATATTTGATTTTTTATATAGGTTTTATTTTATCATATCAATGGTTGTTACCACCACACAGATTCAGAGGTAAAGATGGTATTCTTAAATTTATTAAGCAAGTGGGAGCCATACAGTTTGACACTTTAAACCAAGTTGGATATAATTCTCATCTTGTGCTCCAGTCTAGAGTTGCTAATTATAAAGCATAGCTTCTTCAAGAGTTATTATATAGAAATCGAAAGTTAGTTGATGGCTGGGATAAGAATATGTCTATCTATTCTATAGATGATTGTTCTTATTTTAGTAGATATCGTCAACAGGCATATAAGAAATATAAGCACAGGTCTGACCTTACTGAAATACTCCCTATTATCTTAAATTCACCTTTTAAAAGGTGAATTTTTCAATCTAAGTTACTTTAATCATTAGCTTAATTCACCAAAGATAGGGGCTGTTTAAATTTAAAATAAAATTTAATGGGGATATTGCGACAGTTTCAAATCTCACACCTCACCCTAACCCTCTCCTTATCTAAGGAGAGGGAACAAATTCTTTCTTTTTGCTCTTGCTCCCCTTCTCCTAAGAGTAGGAGAAGGGGACGGGGGATGAGGTGTGGGGTTTTCTAACTATCAACTTTACACTATACATTGAGGTGAAAAAGTGTCGCAATATCTATAAAGGTACATTTAAATTTGACTCTAGAGTTATAAATCTGAATAGATGTGTTATTATTAAATAAATGGATAATAATGATTTTATACAAGAAGAGGGTAAATTTGAAATAAATATGAATTTCATTAACTTACTAAATTAGAAGAGCAGGACTTAGTAGTAAGAGGAGTGAATTTAATATAAAAGGTTATCAATTTTGAGGATGAAAGGACTGACAACTAACAGATGAATATAAATAATTTTGAAAAAGAGATAAATGGAGTGATTTTAGAAAGAGGATACAACTATTATAATAATGGAAATATAGGTGAAGTGTATAAAGATGGAGAGAATGAATATGTTTTTGAAGTTTATGGAAGTGAAGAGTATGAGGTGGTTGTAGAAATAGCTGGAGATGGGGAGATATTAGATTCTAATTGTAACTGTCCCTATGATTTTGGACTTATATGTAAGCACCAAGTAGCAGCTTATTTTGAATTAGGTGATATTTTAAATAATAAAAATACTAGAGAAGAGATAACTAAGAAGCCAGCAATAAAAGAAGTATTAGAGAGCCTTTGCAAAGAGGAATTAATTGATATTATAGTAGATATAGCTAAAAAAGATTTAAATTTGAAAAAAAATATTATCTTTAGATATTCCAAGGGTAATGATGGGGATGAACTAGAAAAGTGTCAAAAATTAATGGATGCAATAGTAAGGAAATATACAAAAAGAGAAGGTTTTATCTCATACAGAGAAACCTACTGGTTTGTAGCTGAGATGGAAGATTTATTAGAAAGGATAAGAGAGAAATATAAAGATAATAAACCTTTATTAGCCTTAGATATTGCCTTTGTAGTATTAGACGAAGCCATAGAGGCTTTTCAATATGCAGATGATTCCAATGGTGATATAGATTTGTGAATCTAAAATGAAATTTATCCAAAATAATTCCTAGCACCTGCACGTTGTTTTATCTTTTCAGGGTTACTATTAGTATAATCAGAAAATATCTTCAATTGGTTTGATAATTCTTCAATGGATGTATAAGCAGACTTATTAGATAAAAACTTCTTCATCCAATTCCACATATTCTCCTGAGGGTTAAGTTCAGGAGAATATGGAGGTTGGAATAATAGAAATAAATGATCTTTATTTTTGCGAACAAATTTCTTTACTAGATCTGCTCTATGAATACTAGCATTATCTAAAAGTACAAAAGTTTTTTCTATACCTCTTTGATGGTCATATTCTAATAATTTTTCTAAAAAAGAAATAATTTCTGTAGCACAGATTGAAATAGAATCTTTTGTTCCTTTTTTATATTTTTCATAGAGGAAATAGAAATCTCTTAATACTTCAGTAGCACCTATGATATTAAGACCTTTACGTGTTCCATTCTTTTCAATTATAGTTGGTTGTCCTTTAGGACTCCAACTATAATAATTATTTGATTCTAAGAGAACATTTGTTTCATCTAAAGCCCAAAAAGATATATCGGAAAGAGGTTCAATGATATCTAGTAAATTTTTCGTTTTTTTTTAAACTCTTTTTGTAATTCAGGATCTGCTTTAGTAGGTTTATAAAGTCCTCTTTTATAACTGAATCCTAACTTTTTAAGTAATTTTCTAATCATTGAAGAAGAATATTTAGGGCCATATTTATCTTCAACATATTTAGCAAGTAAAGCACTAGTCCATACATTTTGGATATAACCAAAATCATTAGGTTTTTTATTTACAACTATATATTTAATATCCTTAATGATGTCTACTGTTAATTCACTTGGTATATTACCACCACGTTGGTCAATTATATTTAAAGGACTATCGTTCCATTGATTAATATACCTTGTAATAGTAGATCGAGATTTTCCTAAAGTATCCATGATTATTGTAGTATCAACGCCGTTATAACACATAATAACTGCCATTAATACAGAATTAGTATATTTACTTGAAGTTTCAGAGGCTAATTGTTGTAATTCTTCAATAGTATATCTGTGTAATGTTTTAACTTCAATGAATTTTCTGCCCATTTATAATAGCTCCTTTATATATAAGTTATCTTAATTATAAATCTTTTTGGGCAAGATTAATACTGGAAAATTTCAGTCTAAGTTCACGAGACTATATAGGTGGTTTTGTTTCAGAAGTAATAGAATCAATAGATGAGATTATAGCTAATTCTGAAAATAAAGGTTTAAAGGTAAGGGGAGAAATATTTAAAAGATTGTTAAAAGAAAGTGATAACAAAATATTTGATGGTTGGGAAGAATATAGAGATAGTATAATTGAAATTTCTGCTAAATTTGCAGATGTTAAAGAGTTTAGAGATAAGCTCAAGTTAAAGATAGAGCACCTAGTTAGTAAAAATCTTGATAATACTTATCAGAGGTATCATAGTGAAAACTTGCTTCTAATATTATTTGAAATAATAGATGAATATGGCAGTGAAGAAGAGGCAGCAGAGTTTATAAAAGCAAACCTTAAATTTACAGCCTTTAGAGAGCTGCTTATAGATAGGCTAATAAAAGAGAAAGATTACTCAAAAGTTATAGAGTTGGCATTAGAGGGAGAAGTAAAAGACCAACAATATTTAGGGCTAGTATCAAAATGGAAAAAGATAAGATATACAGCTTATAAAGAGCTTGGACTTAAAGATGAACAAGAGAGATTAGCAAAAGAACTATTCTTTGGTGGTGATTTTGAATATTATAAAGAACTAAAGGAATTACATAAAAGTGATGAAGAAATTTTTTATAATCAAATAAAAGAAGAGTTAAAAAATAATAGGGACTGGCATGTGAAAAGAATCTATCTTAAGCTGATAGTTGAAAAGGAGGATTTAGCTGCGTTAATGGAATTTGTAAGAGAGAATCCAAGAACTATCGAAAATTATGCAGAGATGTTAGTAGATAGATATGAAGATGAGGTTATAGAGATTTATAAAGATTTTATAAAAGTTGAAGCTAATTCTGCTTCAACTAGAAAGATGTATCAAAAGGTATGTAAAAAGCTTAAAAATTATAAAAATATTGCAGGTAAAGAAGATTTAAAAGAGCTGATAAATGAGTTAAGTGTTATTTATAAAAGAAGACCAGCCTTCTTAGATGAATTAGGAAAGGTTAAGTAAAGGGTATAATAAATTAGTAGAAGCAGACACTAAAAGTAGTTGCTTAATTAAAGTTGCAAGTTAATATGAAATAAGAAAGGAGAAGAAGAGATACTATGACAAAGGTACAAGCACCAATAGAAACAGGATGGAACTTAGAGAACAGTTATGCAAATTTGCCGAAATTATTTTTTAGTAATATCAATCCAACACCTGTATCTTCACCTAAGTTGATTATTCTAAATTACCCTTTGGCAAAATCTCTAGGGTTAAATATAGAAGAGCTACAAAGTGAAGAGGGGGTGGAGGTCTTTGCTGGTAATAGAGTCCCTGAAGGTGCTATCCCCCTTGCTCAAGCTTATGCGGGGCATCAATTTGGTCATTTTACGAGGTTAGGGGATGGTCGAGCTTTGTTGATTGGTGAACAGATTACCCCTTCAGGTAAACGCTTTGACATTCAGCTTAAGGGTTCAGGTAGAACACCCTATTCCCGTGGCGGTGATGGTCGAGCTACACTTGGACCGATGTTACGAGAATACATCATCAGTGAAGCGATGTATGGCCTTGGTATTCCTACTACCCGTAGTTTGGCAGTAGTGACAACTGGTGAGATGGTAAGGCGTGAAACTGAGTTGCCTGGTGCAATTCTAACTAGGGTGGCTGCTAGCCATTTACGAATTGGAACCTTTCAATATGCTGCAAATTGGGGTACTAAGGAGGAACTTGAGATTTTAGCTGACTATGCAATAAAGCGCCATTTCCCACAGATTAAAGATGATGATAATAAATACCTTGCTTTACTTCAAGAAGTGATTAAGGCTCAGGCAGAGTTGATTGCCAAATGGCAACTAGTTGGCTTTATCCATGGGGTGATGAATACTGACAATATGACCATTAGTGGAGAGACTATCGATTATGGTCCTTGTGCCTTTATGGATACCTATGATCCAGAAACAGTCTTTAGTTCTATTGACCGTAGAGGTCGCTATGCTTATAAAAACCAGCCTCCTATTGGTCAGTGGAATCTTGCACGATTTGCTGAAGCCCTTCTACCCCTGCTTCATGATGATCAGAAGGAAGCCATTAAGTTAGCCGAGGATGTACTTGCAGATTTTATTAAATTATATAATAGAAATTGGCTAGCAGGAATGAGAAAAAAATTAGGAATATTTAATGAAGAGGCAGAGGATGGAGACCTTATTGAGAAGCTTCTTAGTATAATGGAGGAGTATGATTTAGACTATACCAATACTTTCTTGGGATTAACCTTTGATAAATTGGAGGATAGTGACTTGTATGATAACACAGAATTTGCCCAGTGGTATGAAAGATGGCAAAAGAGGCTAGATAGGCAGCAAGAGTCAAAAGAATCCTCCCATCAATTGATGAAAAAGAACAATCCTGCATTAATTCCTCGCAATCATCGAGTAGAAGAGGCACTAGAAGCTGCAGTCAAAGAAGGAGATTATAGTGTGATGGAGCACTTCCTTGAGGTTCTTGAAGATCCTTATGCCCATTCTTCTGAACAAGAGAAATATTCTATACCGCCTGAGCCATCAGAGATTCCTTATCGAACTTTTTGTGGCACCTGATTTCAAGGTTTTATCGATAGAAAGCCAGATGGTTTTCTGTCGATATCTTTAATGAAACTAATTACTGACTAAATTTCGATAACTATATCATAAGCATTATGTTATAATGAAAATAACATTACTAAGATAGGAAGTTTAACAAAATGTGTCGTTTAAACCCACGAGTAGATAGGTTGTATTCAGCCATCACGGAAAGCCCATTTTAGGCTTGGGGGGATTTTGCTTTTAAAAAATTATTCGGTAGTGAAGAGGGAAGAAAAGAAGGTATAGAAAAAGGAAAAAAGAAATGGTAAATAATTTACTTAAATTAAGAATAGGGATGAATAAAATAGTTGAAGCAAGGAGATTATCTAAGCAGGAAATACAAAAGATAAAAGATAACCTATAAAAGGGTTATCTTTTTCTTATAAAGGCTTACTTTTATTATTTTCGAGAATGATAAGGAAGACTTTAAACTAATTAAGAAAACCTACAATAATTTAATAGTAGATAGAATTAAACTGCTATTAAATTAATCCTTGATATCATATTAGATATGGAGGATTATAGCTGATGGATGTCTACTTAATAAGAGAATCAATAATGACAATTACTCTCAAAACTTTTAATTTCTCCTTGATTTAAAACTTAAATCCTAGTAAAATAATTATAGTTAACCAGATAGCTTTAAATCAGCTTTTAAATGAGTATTCGTTATTGTAGTTCACATTTATATATTATTAGTAATACACATTAATTAGGAGGAGAGTAGTTATGAAATTTACAAAGATGCATGGATTAGGCAATGATTTTGTATTAATTGATTGTATTGAGAAGGAAGTAGAGAATCCATCTCAATTGGCTAAAGAGATGTGTGATAGAAACTTTGGGATTGGAGCAGATGGATTGGTATTAATCTTACCATCAGATTTAGCCGAAGCTGACTATAGAATGAGAATCTTCAATCCAGATGGTAGTGAACCACAGATGTGTGGAAATGCAATCAGATGCTTTGCTAAGTACCTTTATGAAAGAGGATTAACAGAGAAGACTAACCTTAATATAGAGACTTTGGCTGGAATGATTAGACCTGAACTAATCTTAAAGGATGGAGCAGTAGAGCTCGTTAAGGTTGATATGGGAGAGCCTATCTTAAGAAGAAGTGAAATCCCAATGGTAGGTGGTGACCAGGAGCAAGTAATCAAAGAAAAGTTAGTAGTTGGTACTGAGACCTTTGAGGTGACTACTGTATCTATGGGTAACCCCCATTGCGTTATCTTCGTAGATGATATTGAGAAGATCGAATTGAACAATTGGGGACCTCAAATTGAGACCCATGAAGTATTCCCAGAGGATATCAATGTAGAGTTTATCGAAGTCTTAAATAAGGATGAGATTGAAATGAGAGTTTGGGAACGTGGAGCAGGGATTACTTTAGCCTGTGGAACTGGGGCATGTGCTTCTACAGTAGCTTCTATCTTAAATGAATATACCAATCGTAAAATTACTGTTCATTTAGCAGGTGGAGACTTAGTAATTGAATGGGCAGAGGATAATAACCGGGTTTATATGAGTGGACCTGCTACTGAGGTCTTTGTAGGAGAATGGAAACTATAAAAAGTAGAGAATTAATATTAAATCAAGTTTTCATTATGAAAGAATAAAGACTTATTTGATTACGAATAGTTTTGTTTTTTTTAAAACTATAAGGGAGAATGGAAATTATAAGCTAAATTCTTAGAGCAGATTATAGTAGTCTGCTCTTTTTCAATTTTTATTAGAATGTTGATTACTCTTCACTTTTCATTAGCAACTTATTACTATCTATAAAGAGTTGAAAATTAGAGTGATAAATGAGATAATTAAAAAATAGTCTGCGAATTTAACTAGAGTTAATTTTTGATAAGGAAACCTATTATACATTGAGTAGAGAGGAGTTTAGAAGATGAAGAAGACTAGGAGTTTAAAATTAGTGGTAGCTGTACTTTTGATTATAAGCTTGATTTTAACAGCTTGTGGTGAAAAGGAGTTTACCGAGAATGAGAAGTCGAGTAGAGATGACAAGTATGGAGGGACTTTAATTACTGCTGGTTTATTGAGTGATCCAGGAAGTTTTAATCCAATAACTAGCTCTGAACATTCAGAAATTGCTGGTATAGTTTTAGAGAGTCTAACTGACTTTAATCCTGAAACCTTAAAGATAGAGCCAGAGTTGGCTAAAAGTTGGGAAGTAAGCAATGATGGTCTAGAATGGACTTTTTATTTAAGAGAGAATGTCAAATGGCATGATGGAGAGCCTTTTAGTGCTGATGATATAATCTTTACCTATGATATAATCTATGATGAGAATATTCCTAACAGTGCCAAGGATGGAATGATTATCGGAGGTGAAAAGATCAAAGTAGTAAAGGTAGATGATTATACTGTAAAGCTGATTCTACCTCAACCTTATGCACCTCTGTTAAGCCAATTGGATGGTTTTGTGATCTTACCTAAGCACAAGCTATATCAGATATGGAAAGAAGGGAAGTTCAATCAAAGTTGGGGAATAGATACTAAGGTAAGTGAAATTGTAGGAACTGGTCCTTATAAATTTGTTGATTATAAGGTTGGTGAAAGGCTTGTCTTTGAGCGTAACCCATATTATTGGAAGAAGGACCAAGAAGGTAATCAACTGCCTTATATTGATCGTGTAGTTCGTCAGATTGCAGGAAGTAGAGAGACTCAGGTGCTCAAATTTGAAAAAGGGGAGACCCATGTTGTAGGAATTAAGAATAGTGATTATAGTAGAATGAAGGTAATGGAGGATGAAAAGAACTTTACCTTATATGATGCTGGACCAACTTGGTTTAAATCACTGATCTCCTTTAATCAGAATCCTAATAATCCCAATTTAAAGGAAGAGCCTTGGAAGTATAAGTGGTTTACCAATGTTCATTTTAGAAGGGCGGCTGCTTATGCAGTAGATAGAGAGACTATTATCAATCAGGTCTATGCTGGTTTTGGTCAGCCTGACTTTAATGCAGTCAGTGCCCCTAATAAGCGATTCCTAAATCCTAATGTTAGAAAGTACCCTTATGACTTAGCTAAAGCTAGAGAAGAACTAAAACAGGGTGGCTTTAGCTGGAATAATCAAGGTCAGTTAATAGATCAAGATGGTCGAGTTGTAGAGTTCACCTTTGTAACTAATGCTGGTAATGAATTAAGTGAGGCTAATTTAAATATTATCGCCAATGGCTGGAAAGAGCTAGGGATGGTTGTACATGCTACACCTATTGACTTTAGTAAACTGGTCAGGCAACTTACCAGTGAATATACTTGGGATTCTTTCTTCCTCTATTTTAATGGAAGCCCAGAGCCAAATAGTGGTTCTAATGTTTGGAAGTCTAGTGGAAATCTCCATATGTGGAATCCAAAGCAGAAAGAACCAGCTACCCAGTGGGAGGCAAGAATAGATGAACTCTTCTTAAAGGCTGCTACTACTTCTAACTATGAAGAGCGTAAGAAGTATTATGATCAGTGGCAAGAGATTATAGCAGAGCAGGTTCCAGTTATCTTTACAGCAGTTCCTGATGCAATCTATGGTGTTAGAAATACTCTAAAAAATGTAAGTTCCAATGCCTTAGGTGGGGTATTGTGGAATTTAGAAGAGCTCTACTTGGAAAAATAGAAGATAATCTTTAAAGAGGGTGGCTGCTTAATTGGTCACCCTCCTCCCTTTGTAGTATTTATTCTAAATTATGAGAGGAGTGACAGGATGTTAACTTATATATCTAAGAGGCTACTACAGGTAATTCCATTATTACTGATAATTTCAATGGTTAGCTTCTTTATAATGCAATTTACTCCAGGGGATTATCTTGAGACCTTAAAGATGAATCCAGATATCTCAAAAGAGCTAATCAATGATTTGAAGGTCAAGTACGGTTTAGATAAGGGTCCTGTAGAACAGTACTTTCGGTGGCTTTGGAGAGTATTGCATTTAGACTTTGGTAGGTCCTTTAAATGGAATGCCCCAGTAACAGATGTTATGGGTAGTAGGTTATTAAATACCTTAATCCTATCCTTAGCTGCTATGGTGATTAGTTGGGGGATGGCTATACCAATTGGAGTGCATTCAGCAGTCAAGAAGTATAGCTGGAGTGATAATATTCTAGGTGTTTTTGCTTTTATAGGATTATCGATTCCTAACTTCTTTTTTGCATTATTATTATTATTTCTGATAGTGAAGTTCGATATCAACCTACCTATCGGTGGAATGACCAGTGTTGATTATGAATGGCTAAGTCCTTGGGAGAAAGTTATTGATGTATTAAAGCATCTTTTAGTTCCTGCTATTGTATTAGGGACTGCATCAGTAGCTGGATTGATGCGCCAGATGAGAGGGCAGATGATAGATGTAATGAGAGAAGATTATATTAGAACAGCTCGGGCTAAAGGTTTGCAGGAAAGAAGAATTATTTATAAGCATGCCTTTAGAAATGCGATTAACCCTCTAATAACTATCTTTGGCTTTCAATTAAGTGGACTCTTAAGTGGAGCAGCCTTAACAGAGATTGTAACTGCTTGGCCAGGGAT
The genomic region above belongs to Orenia metallireducens and contains:
- a CDS encoding ABC transporter permease, with the translated sequence MLTYISKRLLQVIPLLLIISMVSFFIMQFTPGDYLETLKMNPDISKELINDLKVKYGLDKGPVEQYFRWLWRVLHLDFGRSFKWNAPVTDVMGSRLLNTLILSLAAMVISWGMAIPIGVHSAVKKYSWSDNILGVFAFIGLSIPNFFFALLLLFLIVKFDINLPIGGMTSVDYEWLSPWEKVIDVLKHLLVPAIVLGTASVAGLMRQMRGQMIDVMREDYIRTARAKGLQERRIIYKHAFRNAINPLITIFGFQLSGLLSGAALTEIVTAWPGMGRMMLEAVRAKDIYLVMAGLMMGSLLLIIGNLVADILLSLVDPRIRYD